A DNA window from Arachis hypogaea cultivar Tifrunner chromosome 18, arahy.Tifrunner.gnm2.J5K5, whole genome shotgun sequence contains the following coding sequences:
- the LOC112771682 gene encoding probable protein phosphatase 2C 39 — protein MAAREILHKMKEKVGLRSSEPDSGKGKSKISRRVTHGFHLVKGRSYHAMEDFVVAEFKQVDSNELGLFAIFDGHAGHNVPNYLRSHLFENILKEPDFWKDPENAVRRAYSITDSSILEKSGELGRGGSTAVTAILMNCQKLVIANIGDSRAVLCKKGLAKQLSEDHEPHIESEDIKNRGGFVSKFPGDVPRVDGRLAVSRAFGDKSLKKHLSSEPHVTVELVQDDVEFLILASDGLWKVMTNQEAVNTIKDIKDARSSAKRLTEEALNRKSTDDISCIVVKFQ, from the exons ATGGCTGCAAGAGAAATCCTCCATAAGATGAAG GAAAAAGTTGGGCTGCGTTCATCGGAACCTGACTCAGGGAAAGGAAAGAGCAAGATTTCAAGGCGTGTAACTCATGGATTTCACTTAGTAAAGGGAAGATCATACCATGCCATGGAGGATTTTGTTGTTGCTGAATTTAAGCAAGTTGATAGCAATGAACTAGGCTTGTTTGCGATATTCGATGGCCATGCCGGTCACAATGTGCCTAATTACTTGCGGTCTCACTTGTTTGAAAACATCTTAAAAGAG CCTGACTTCTGGAAAGATCCTGAAAATGCTGTCAGGAGAGCCTATAGTATAACCGATTCTAGCATTTTGGAGAAATCAGGTGAACTGGGTAGAGGGGGTTCAACTGCTGTTACTGCAATATTGATGAATTGTCAGAAGTTAGTCATAGCTAATATTGGTGATTCTCGGGCCGTCTTATGCAAGAAAGGCCTTGCCAAACAACTATCGGAGGAtcatgagccacacatagaaagTGAAGATATAAAAAATAGAGGTGGTTTTGTGTCAAAATTTCCAG GCGACGTTCCAAGGGTTGATGGCCGGTTGGCAGTATCAAGGGCATTTGGTGACAAAAGTCTGAAGAAACACTTGAGTTCAGAACCACATGTGACAGTGGAGCTTGTACAAGATGATGTAGAATTCCTCATATTAGCAAGTGATGGATTATGGAAG GTAATGACAAATCAAGAAGCAGTTAATACCATCAAAGACATAAAGGATGCTCGGTCTTCGGCGAAACGCCTTACTGAAGAAGCACTTAACAGGAAAAGCAC